TACCCCCCTCCCAGGGACCGACAGCTATAACGATGCCATTCCCACCCCCACGGAGGTCATCGGCCACGAAATTGGGACGCGCCACACCCGTCCGGCCCAGGTCGTGCGCTACTTTGAGGCGGTGGCGGAGGCGAGCGACCGGGTGCAGCTTCGGGAGCACGGCCGCACCTACGAGGGGCGGCGGCTCATCCACGCCGTCGTGACGAGCACGGACCATCAGGAAAACCTGGACCAGATCCAACGCGCCAACCGGCGTGCCACCACCGCGCCGAACCAGGTGTCGGACGAGGACCTGCAGGACCGTCCGGCCGTCGTTCTCATGGGGTATAGCATCCACGGCGACGAGGCAAGCGGCACGGAGGCCGCGATTCTGCTCCTGTACCACATGGCGGCCGGCCGTGGGCCCGATGTGGAAGCGGCCCTCGAAAACGCGGTCACCCTCATCGATCCGATGTTCAATCCCGACGGGCGCGACCGCTTCGTGGATTGGGTCAACGGCAACCGCGGGGGCACGCCAACGGCCGACCCGCAGGATCGCGAGCACAACCAGTCCTGGCCGGGGGGGCGCACCAACCACTACTGGTTCGACCTGAATCGAGACTGGCTGCCCGCACAGCACCCGTCCTCGCAGGGACGGCTCGACTACTTCCACGACTGGAAGCCGCAGGTGCTCACGGACTACCACGAGATGGGATCGGAGGCGACCTACTTCTTCCAGCCGGGCGTGCAGAGCCGCACGAACCCCAACACCCCGGAGGTGAATCAGGAGCTGACCGGGCGCATCGCGGAACGCCACGGCGAGTACCTCGATCAGATCGGGTCTCTCTACTACACCCGAGAGACGTTCGACGACTTCTACTACGGAAAGGGGTCGACGTACCCCGACATCAACGGCTCGATTGGGATTCTCTTCGAGCAGGCGTCCTCGCGGGCCCTGGTACAGGAGACGAGCAAGGGCGAGCTGACCTACCCCTTTACGGTGCGAAACCAGTTCATGACTTCGCTCTCGACGATGAAGGCCGTCGTGGAAATGCGGACCGACCTGCTGGAGTATCAGCGCGACTTTTTTGCCAACCGGGACGAGGCGCTCCAGGACACCGACACCGAGGCCTTCCTCGTCGACCGGTCGTCACAGCCCACCCGGGCCCGGGCCCTGGCGCAGGTGCTCGACCGCCACGAGGTCCAGATGTTTGATCTCGACGAGTCGGTCCAGGCCGACGGAAACACCTTTCGGCCCGGCGACGCCTACATGGTTCCGCTCGACCAGCCGCAGGGCCGCTTCGTGAAGGCGGCCATGGAGCGTACCTCTTCGTACCCCGACTCAATCTTCTACGACGTGTCGACCTGGAGCCTGCCGCTGGCCTTCGGCGTGGAGCACGCGTCTGTCTCCGACGCGCCGGCGCAGGGGCAGCGAATTCAGGACCCGAGCTACGAGAGCGGCGAGGTCGTCGGAGGCCGCTCCGAGTACACCTACGTGTTGCCTTGGGGGAGGTACTATGCCCCGCGGGCTGTGCAGCGCCTCCACAACAACGACATCCGCCCCCGCGTGATGACCGACCCGTTCACGGCGCGCGTCAACGGATCGTCTCAGTCTTTTGACCGGGGCGCCATTGTCGTGCAGGTGGAACAGCGTGGCGTGGCCGCGGACAGCATCCATCAGGTCGTTCAGCGCATTGCCGAGAACGACTACGTCAACGTCTACGCCGTGGATCAGGGGATGACCCCGCAGGGGCCGGATCTTGGGAGTCGCAACTCCCCGATTCTGAGTCCGCCCAAGGTCGCGATTGTCACGGGAACGGGCGGCGGCTCGCGGTACAGCGGCACGAG
This is a stretch of genomic DNA from Salinibacter grassmerensis. It encodes these proteins:
- a CDS encoding M14 family metallopeptidase, with translation MSLRSSLRRLVVLGAILIGLCLVAAPVSGQDLPLAMDTPLPGTDSYNDAIPTPTEVIGHEIGTRHTRPAQVVRYFEAVAEASDRVQLREHGRTYEGRRLIHAVVTSTDHQENLDQIQRANRRATTAPNQVSDEDLQDRPAVVLMGYSIHGDEASGTEAAILLLYHMAAGRGPDVEAALENAVTLIDPMFNPDGRDRFVDWVNGNRGGTPTADPQDREHNQSWPGGRTNHYWFDLNRDWLPAQHPSSQGRLDYFHDWKPQVLTDYHEMGSEATYFFQPGVQSRTNPNTPEVNQELTGRIAERHGEYLDQIGSLYYTRETFDDFYYGKGSTYPDINGSIGILFEQASSRALVQETSKGELTYPFTVRNQFMTSLSTMKAVVEMRTDLLEYQRDFFANRDEALQDTDTEAFLVDRSSQPTRARALAQVLDRHEVQMFDLDESVQADGNTFRPGDAYMVPLDQPQGRFVKAAMERTSSYPDSIFYDVSTWSLPLAFGVEHASVSDAPAQGQRIQDPSYESGEVVGGRSEYTYVLPWGRYYAPRAVQRLHNNDIRPRVMTDPFTARVNGSSQSFDRGAIVVQVEQRGVAADSIHQVVQRIAENDYVNVYAVDQGMTPQGPDLGSRNSPILSPPKVAIVTGTGGGSRYSGTSPYNAGEAWHLLSERMNVPVSLVDLSDVQYADLDRYNTMVLAGGSFDDLPTDDIETWVQNGGTLIGVEDAVEWPIEQGMVDLEERELDVDSLVQNQSYADLDNAYGAQGIGGSIFETNLDPTHPVAYGYDESVPVFRVGTGFYDPSDEPGASVGTYDATPRLSGYLSDEQEAQARGAASIEAHEVGGGQVILFMDNPNFRAFWYGTNGLFLNAVHFGQIL